From a region of the Mercurialis annua linkage group LG1-X, ddMerAnnu1.2, whole genome shotgun sequence genome:
- the LOC126665532 gene encoding aquaporin TIP1-3-like — protein MPISRIAFGSPAEASQPDALKAAFAEFFSMLIFVFAGEGSGMAFNKLSSGGAATPSGLVAASLAHGFALFVAVSVGANISGGHVNPAVTFGAFVGGHISFIRSILYWIAQLFGSVVACLLLRFSTGMETPAFALSSGVGTWNAVVFEIVMTFGLVYTVYATAVDPKKGNIGIIAPLAIGFIVAANILAGGAFDGGSMNPAVSFGPAVVSWTWDNHWVYWLGPFIGAGIAAIVYETFFMSPSTHEPLPSADF, from the exons atGCCAATCAGTAGGATTGCATTTGGATCCCCGGCTGAGGCTAGTCAGCCTGATGCCTTGAAAGCAGCTTTTGCTGAGTTTTTCTCCATGCTCATTTTCGTTTTCGCCGGCGAAGGTTCCGGCATGGCATTCA ACAAACTGAGCAGCGGCGGTGCAGCGACACCGTCCGGTCTAGTAGCAGCGTCCCTGGCGCACGGATTTGCTCTGTTCGTTGCTGTTTCCGTAGGGGCTAACATTTCCGGCGGGCACGTAAACCCTGCTGTTACTTTTGGTGCCTTTGTTGGTGGCCACATTTCATTCATCAGAAGTATTCTTTACTGGATTGCCCAGTTGTTCGGATCAGTTGTTGCTTGCTTGCTTCTTAGGTTCTCCACTGGAATG GAAACACCTGCCTTTGCACTGTCATCTGGTGTTGGAACATGGAATGCAGTCGTTTTCGAGATTGTGATGACTTTCGGTTTGGTCTACACTGTGTATGCAACCgcggttgacccaaagaagggCAACATTGGTATCATTGCACCTCTAGCAATTGGTTTCATTGTTGCTGCCAACATCTTGGCTGGTGGTGCATTTGATGGTGGTTCCATGAACCCAGCAGTGTCTTTCGGACCAGCAGTAGTCAGCTGGACATGGGACAACCACTGGGTCTACTGGCTCGGGCCATTTATCGGTGCCGGTATTGCAGCCATTGTTTACGAGACCTTCTTCATGAGCCCAAGCACACATGAACCGCTTCCATCTGCAGATTTTTaa
- the LOC126665534 gene encoding uncharacterized protein LOC126665534, whose protein sequence is MNLSLSKLYLIVYNSLQALGWAIALFKILTSVISTHSISEAYASAGQLISLLQILAFLEVIHGALGIVPSGVLFPFMQWGGRTHFVFIVRNIVEVQDLSSVFITFLAWSMSEVIRYPHYALNIIGICPSWINYLRYTAFIVLYPIGLAPGEMWLMYQALPFVKKKSLYANLFSALPFNYYDFLWVVLVCYPFLWLKLYLHLLKQRKSKLGKHREIKKKN, encoded by the exons ATGAATTTGTCACTCTCAAAGCTCTATCTCATCGTTTACAATTCTCTTCAAGCTCTTGGATGGGCAATTGCTCTCTTCAAGATTCTGACTAGTGTTATTTCAACACACTCAATATCTGAAGCTTATGCTTCTGCTGGACAACTTATCA GTTTGTTGCAAATCCTTGCATTTTTGGAAGTGATTCATGGAGCTCTAG GTATTGTTCCGAGCGGAGTGTTATTCCCTTTTATGCAATGGGGAGGAAGAACCCATTTTGTTTTCATTGTTCGTAATATTGTCGAG GTTCAGGACTTGTCATCAGTTTTTATAACGTTTCTTGCTTGGAGCATGTCTGAG GTGATTAGGTATCCACATTATGCTTTGAACATTATTGGAATCTGCCCATCTTGGATCAATTACCTCAG GTATACAGCATTCATTGTTCTATATCCTATAGGACTTGCTCCTGGTGAAA TGTGGCTCATGTACCAAGCACTTCCATTCGTAAAGAAGAAGAGTCTCTACGCTAATCTGTTTTCCGCCCTCCCATTCAACTATTATGACTTTCTCTGG GTCGTGCTTGTATGCTACCCCTTCCTCTGGCTCAAACTTTACCTGCATTTGTTAAAGCAACGGAAGTCGAAATTGGGTAAACACCGAGagataaagaagaagaattga